CCTAAGCAAAAAGTGTGTGAATCGCTTACCCTGAGCGCAGTCGAAGGGTCTTTAAATTAAATTACTTTTACCCAAAACCCAAAACCTTGAATCAAGAACCTTAACGATTTACGATTGACGATTGATGATTCAGAATTCAGAATAGAGAAAATAGAATAATAGAAGGTTAGATAGTTAGATTGTTAGAAAGTTAGAAAGTTGGAAAGTTGGAAAGTTGGAAAGTTGGAAAGTTGGAAAGTTGGAATGTTGGAATGTTGGAAGGATGTTTTTGTAAAAATGACAAGCCCCTTCTTTTACGCTTCACCTTTCACAATTCACCAGAACCCAAAACCTTGACGATTAACGATTGATGATTCAGAATTCAGAATAGAGAAAATAGAATAGAGAAAATAGAACATTGAAGGTTAGATTGTTAGAAGGTTAGATAGTTAGATTGTTAGATTGTTAGACAGGTTAGAAAGATGTTTAAAAATGATAAGATGCCTCTTTCTTGATTAACGATTTACGATTAACGATTGACGATTGATGATTCAGAATAGAGAAAATAGAATTCAGAAAATAGAATTCAGAAAATAGAATAGAGAAAATAGAATAATAGAAGGTTAGACAGTTAGATTGTTAGAAAGTTAGAAAGTTGGAAAGTTGGAAAGTTGGAAGGATGTTTTTGTAAAAATGACAAGCCCCTTCTTTTACGCTTCACCTTTCACAATTCACCAGAACCCAAAACCTTGACGATTAACGATTGATGATTTAGAATTCAGAATTCAGAATTATGGATTAAGAATGTGGAATTGAAAAACCCAAAACCCAGAACCTTGAACCCAAGAGGTTAGATTGTTAGACTGGTTAGATAGTTAGATAGTTAGAAGGTTAGAAAGTTAGAAGGTTAGAAAGTTGCTGATTCAGAATTCAGAATTTTACCAGAACCTTGAATCCAACCCCATGATATTTTAAAATTAGGACTTCGACAAGCTCAGCCTGACATCTGAATATATTTGAATTTTTGTAATATACTAAAACCAAAAACCAAAAACCAACAACCAACAACCATCAACCAACACCTAAATCATGATGTTTTTTCAAATTATAGAAGTACTCGGAACCTTTGCTTTTTCCATTTCCGGGGTATTAGTGGCACTGGAAAAAAGAATGGACGTATTTGGCGTATTTATCATAGCTTTTGTAACGTCGGTTGGCGGCGGAACTTTAAGGGATGTTCTTATAGGGCAAACGCCGGTAACATGGATGGAAAACATGATTTATGTTTATGTCATTATAGCAGCCACCATTTTTTCCATCATATTCAGAAAACGCCTTGATTATTTAAGGGTTTCCTTGTTTTTGTTTGATACCATTGGTATTGGCTTATATACCGTTGTGGGTATAGAAAAAGGCTTGGCCATTGGTTTGCATCCCATTCTTTGTATTGCTTTAGGCACTATTACCGCTTGTTTTGGTGGGGTTATTAGGGATATTCTTTGTAATGAAATCCCCGTTATCTTTAGAAAAGAAGTGTACGCCACCGCCTGTATTTTAGGAGGGGTAACCTATTTTTTACTTAGGGAATTGCCTATAGATAATAATATCGTGTTCGTCATTTCCGGTTCGGTCGTTATTGCGGTGCGCTTGATAGCTGTTAAGTTTAAAATTAGTTTGCCTAGTTTGTATAAGGATTAGCATTATATAGACAGGGCTATTATTTTTTGCCAAATACCCTCGTTTACAGGGATGCCCAATTTTAAGTTCTTAGCTTTGGTTAAGCTGCTCCGTTCCCCGGGATAGTAAGTTCTATCTCCAGGAGTCATAGGTTCCACATCATGGGTATAATCAATAATTTCACTAATGAGTTTTTGCTGTAAATTTTTATCGTTAAAAATTTCTGGGTAAATACAGAGATATACTTGCGAAATTCCCGTTTCAAATTCTTTTAAACCTATTTTATAGGTTGAGTTTCCTGCCGATAATAAAGTAGCCAACATATCCAAAATTATTGAAAGCGCAGAACCTTTCCAATACCCAATAGGTAATCCTCGTTCCTTCAATAATATTTTTTCAGGATCATTAGAAAGTTCGTTGTTATCATCCCAGCCACCAAAATAAGGGAGCTTTTCGCCTTTTAGTTTGTAGTCGTTAATCTTTCCAAATGCAAATTGTGAAATCGCCATATCCAATACAATATGTCCTTGTTCCCTAGGTATTGATACAATAAATGGGTTATTGCCAATCCGACTGTCTTTCCCGCCCCAAGGAGGCATATTGGGTTGTGTATTTGTAAATAGAATAGAAATACAATTGGCATCAGCTGCTTGGGCTCCATAAGTTCCACCCCTCATCCAGTGGTTTGTATTTCGTAATGCTACAAGTCCCATTCCATTGTGTTTTGCCAATTCTACTGCTCTATTTGTACATTTTGTGGCATTGATAATGCCAGGTCCAAAATGACCATCCCAACGTTCAATACTGCCAAAACTTTCCACCTTTTCGGCCTCAGCATCCACTTTTACCAGACCATTTTCTATATATTCAATAAAGGAAGGGATCCGATTTATTCCATGGGAATTTACACCAGATAGCGTGCTTTCAGCATATACCTTAGCCATTAATTTAGCTTTATCTTCGGTAAACTTATATTTTACGAACAGTTTGTATAATACATCCTGCATTTGATTGAATGGAATCCGCATGTTTTTAGTTATTTAATGAGTGATATATGCAATGAATATAATTTAAATATTGAACTGTACTTGAGTTGAGTAAAATTAAGTTTTTTTTGATAAAATTAAGCTGTTGGTTAGAAGGTTGGAAAGTTGGAAAGTTGGAAGGTTAGATTGTTGGAAGGTTAGATTGTTAGACTGGTTAGAAAGATGTTTTAAAACGATAAGCTGCCTATTTTTTGATTAACGATTAACGATTAACGATTAACGATTGATGATTTAGAATTCAGAATTGAGCTGAACCCTGAACCCTGAACACTGAACACCGAATACTGAACACCGAATACTGAACACTGAACCCAAAACCCAACCCCCATCAACCAACACCCAGCACCCATCACCCATCACTCAACAATCTCCACCTTCCTAATATAAACATTGCGTAGGGGCCAATCGGCGTCATCGGTTTCAACGGCTGCGATTTTATCTACGACGTCCATCCCACTGGTTACTTTTCCGAAAATAGTGTAATCACCATCTAAAAAGTGGGCGCCACCTTGTTGCTGCACTATAAAAAACTCATAGGGTGATGCCAGTTTATGCGGATTGTCTATGTCGCTACTGGGCATCGATACAACGCCTCTGTCGTGTTTAAACCCACGTTTGGTGTCTGGTGGCAATAAATATTTGCCTATATAGGTACGTTTGTTGGAGGTTTTTCTATCATCGCTATTTCCTGCCTGTACCATAAAATTATCAATGACTCTATAAAATTGGGTGCCGTTAAAGTACTTCTGCTTGGTTAAAAAGATAAAGTTCGAACGGTGGAACTTGGTTTCATTAAACAACAAAATATCAATAGTCCCAAAGTCGGTTGTTAAACGCACTTTGTTTTCTTTATGCACTTTGTCGTATTGCAGAAAGAACTCCATGGCATTTTTAGAGTTTAGCTTGGGGAAGGCACGGTTTGTAATATCGGTCGTGTCTTCATCGCCAGTAAGCCCTTCCTCTTTAGCAACGGTTGTTATTTCTTTTTCAGGATTTATTTTCTTTTTACTTTGCTTATCTTCACAATTTAGAAATAAAACGAAAACAGATAATAGCAATACAAGTTTCATAGAATGAATTTTGATGATTTTTTAATAGCGCTTTCAAAAATAAAAAATATACCGCTACCAGCCCAAGCATCTCAGTTTAAAATGGTGCCTCCTTTTAGGCAGGAACTGTTAAAACAACAAGAGGAGGCTATAAAAACAGCGAGAAGGGCAGGGGTATTGGCTTTATTTTACCCTAATACCAATCAGGAGGCGCACTTGGTTTTAATTCTTAGGAAAACCTACCATGGCGTCCATTCGGCACAGGTTGGGTTTCCTGGCGGGAAATTGGAAGCACACGACGTGTCATTGGAAGCTGCCGCCATAAGGGAAACTTATGAGGAAGTAGGCGTCCCCATACAACAGGTGGAAGTGTTAAGAGGATTATCTGAAGTTTACATTCCGCCGAGTAACTTTTATGTGCACCCCTTTATAGGGATTTCAAAGGAAACACCGCAGTTTGTTAAGCAAGACGATGAGGTGGAAGCCATTATTGAAGTCGCTTTGAGTCATTTTTTGGACGATGCCAATATCATTACCCAAAGAGTGAACACATCGTATAGTGTTGATGTAGAGGTGCCTGCGTTCAAGCTCAATAATTATGTGGTTTGGGGTGCAACTGCCATGATGTTAAGCGAGATAAAAGACTTGTTAAAACAACTTATGTAGTTTATAGATTTATTACATTTGTAATATCTAACCAATATTGACGTGTGATTTATGGGATTGTTTAAAAGAAATCCATTCGGCCATATCCTTTTTATAAAAAAGTGGCTTATTAGAATTTTAGGGGCGCTTACACACAGGCGCTTCCGAGGATTTAATGAGCTCCAAATTGAGGGCTCAGAAATTATTAAAAACCTACCGGACAAAAACGTTCTGTTTATTTCCAATCACCAAACTTATTTTGCCGATGTCGTGGCGATGTTCCATGTGTTTAATGCCAGTTTAAGTGGGCGTACGGATTCCATTAAAAACGTAGGATATTTGTGGAACCCAAAACTGAATATCTATTACGTGGCAGCCAAAGAAACCATGAAAGCAGGGTTGCTGCCTAAAATTTTAGCCTATGTGGGTTCTATTAGTATTGAGCGTACATGGAGGGCCGAGGGACAGGATGTCAACCGCCAAGTAAAGATGAGCGATATTTCCAGTATCGGTAAAGCTTTGGACGATGGTTGGGTTATTACCTTTCCGCAAGGTACCACAACGCCCTTTAAACCGATTAGAAAAGGAACTGCCCATATTATAAAACGTTACAAACCCGTGGTCGTACCTATTGTTATTGATGGGTTTAGAAGATCGTTTGATAAAAAAGGCTTGCGTATTAAAAAGAAAAACATTCTGCAATCCATGGAAATAAAAGAGCCATTGGTTATTGATTATGAGAATGAATCTACCGACGATATTGTAAAACGTATTGAATACTCCATAGAGCAACACCCGTCTTTTTTAAAAGTGATTCCCCAAAAGGAACTGGAAGCGCAAGAGGCTTTGAACAAACTTCGGGAGTGGTGAGACGTGAGACTTGAGACGTGAGACGGGAGACGGGAGACGTGAAAGGCAAATCGTTGAATTGTTTGTCGTTGAAGCGTTTAAGAGTTGAAGCGTGAGACGTGAGACGTGAAAAGTGAAAGGAAGGCTTGTCGTTTAAAAAACATCTTTCTAACCTCTAGTGTACAGTGTTCAGTATTCAGTGTTCAGTGTTCAGTGTTCAGTTCAGGGACGTACATTCATCACCCATCATTCATCACTAATCATTCATCATCCATCATTCATCACGAATCATTCATCACCCATCATTAATCATTAATCAAACCGACCTCTGAATATAGTTGGTTTTTTGTCATGCACTTAAAAAAAATAATTAACTTCGTGATTGGCTATTTTAAACTTCAATAATCTGAATATTGCTAGTATTTGGGTTGTTTTATGACACCATGAAAAAAGAATTTATTCCCAAATTGTTTTCTCTTATAAAAGAAGGCATTTCTAAAGAGACTGTTGTAAGGGATGCACTTTCTGGGGTTATCGTGGGAATCGTAGCCCTTCCGCTTGCCATTGCTTTTGCCATTGCTTCTGGTGTGTCTCCGGAAAAAGGGATTGTAACGGCTATTATTGCAGGTATTATCATCTCAAGTTTTGGTGGCAGCCGCGTGCAAATAGGTGGCCCAACAGGGGCTTTTATTGTCATTGTTTATGGCATTGTTCAGGAATTTGGAATGAACGGATTGACCATCGCCACTTTTATGGCTGGGTTTATAATCATAGGTCTGGGCTTGGCACGTCTGGGTAACTTGCTAAAATTTATTCCCTATTCGCTTATTGTTGGTTTTACAAGTGGGATTGCCTTAATTATTTTTTCATCACAAGTCAATGACTTTTTCGGTTTGCATATCGCCAAAGTCCCTGCGGATTTCTTTGATAAATGGCAGGTCTATTTTGAGCATTTTAATAAAGTGAATTGGTATGCCGTGGCAATTGCTGCCGTAACCGTCCTTATGACTTTATATTTTCAAAAGTTTATAAAGAAAATACCTGGGTCTATCGTTGCTATTTTATTGTCGACCATTGTTGTTAAGATGTTTGAAATTCCTGTAGATACTATAGAAAGTAATTTTGGTAACATTCCGAATCATTTTAGTGCGCCATCATTACCGCATGTGGATTTCGAAACCGTAAAATTACTCATCGCACCTGCTTTTGCCATTGCTTTATTGGGTAGTATCGAATCCCTGCTTTCGGCAGTGGTATCCGATTCTATGATTGGGGGCAAACACCGATCCAATGTCGAATTAATAGCGCAAGGTGCTGCAAACATTGTATCGTCATTATTTGGTGGTATACCCGCTACAGGGGCTATAGCAAGAACGGCCACCAATGTTAAAAATGGCGGTAGAACGCCGATTGCAGGCATCGTTCATGCATTGGTTTTATTGTCCATCATGCTGTTGTTTGCACCGTATGCCAAGTTGATTCCGCTTTCTTGTCTTGCAGGTATTTTAATGGTCGTGGCATACCACATGAGCGAATGGCGCCAATTCAAATCCATTTTAAGGGGGAATAGCATGGATATTATCATTTTATTAACCACGTTTTTCCTTACGGTGATTTTCGACTTGGTTATCGCCATCGAAATAGGTATTGTGCTTTCCAGCTTTATGTTTATGAAACGCATGAGTGAGTCTGTGCTTGTTGAAAACATCACAACGGATACTGTAAGCGGCGAACATTTATTTGATGAAGAGCTTCTGGACTTACCCAAGGATGTGTTGCTATATGAAATAAACGGGCCTTTGTTTTTTGGAGCGGCACGCCAATTTCAGGAAACCATCACCAATACCCATTTTCAGCCTAAAGTGATCATCATCCGGATGCGCTATGTGCCTTTAATAGATGCTACGGGCTATCAAAGTTTAAAGGAAATCATCAAATCTTACCAAAAGCGAGATGTCAAAGTTATTTTGTCCGGGATACGCGACACATTAAAAAGCGACTTCGAAAAGAATGGGGTGTATGCCGTTTTGGATGCCCAATTTATAGTGGCTGATATCAAAGAGGCTATTAGAATAGCTGGGGGAGGTTGATTGTTGAAGCGTGAGATGTGAGACGTGAGATGTGAGACGTGAAGCGTGAAAGGCAAATCGTGAAGGTAGGGTCTTGCTCACTTCTTGGGTTCGGTTCAGTGTTCAAGGTTCCGGGTTCTGGGTTCAAGGTTTTTGGGCTCTCAATTCCAAATTCATTATCCATAATTCTGAATTCTGAATTCTGAATCAGCAACTGTCTAACCAGTCTAACCTTCTAACCAGTCTAACAATCTAACCAATCTAACAATCTAACCAGTCTAACAATCTAACTTACATGCCTACGACTTCATTAATTTATCATCCATTTTTTTACGAGATATTAAAAGATTTATAGTAAAAATAGCAATTAGGCAATACTTATAATAGGGTGAACGACTTCAAAAAAAAAGTCATATTTTTATTCTAAAGCCTATTAAAAGCTATAGTTTTGAAGTCCGTTATAATGACAGTTTGAAGTTTGTTTTTAGGCTTTACATTTTTAATACATACAACTCTCATACCCGAAATATATGATTCAAAAAGGTTCTGAAGCAGAAAGATTGGCAGTGCCCAACGCCTATAAAAACTGGAAAAAATGGGGGCCATACCTGGCAGAAAGACAATGGGGAACCGTTAGGGAAGATTACAGTATGCATGGTGAGTCATGGGAGTTTATAGACCATGAAAAAGCGCGTAGCAATGCCTACCGTTGGGGCGAAGAAGGCATAGGTGGTTTTTGCGATTCGCGGGAAATCCTGTGTTTGGCACCGGCATTCTGGAATGGTAAGGATCCTATTTTAAAGGAACGCCTCTTTGGACTTACCAACAACCAAGGAAATCATGGGGAAGATGTTAAGGAACTTTATTTTCACCAAGTGTCTTCGCCAACGCATTCCTATTGCAAGTACCTTTATAAGTATCCGCAAAACGAATTCCCGTATGGTGATTTGGTAAACGGCAATCGGAAAAGCCGTGAGGATTATGAGCATGAATTATTGGATACAGGAGTCTTTAAAAACAATGCCTATTTTGATTGTTATATTGAATACGCCAAAGCCAATGTCGATGATATCCTTATGAAGGTGACAGTAGTAAATCGGGGAACTAAAGCTGCCGATATCCATGTGTTGCCACATTTGTGGTTTCGTAACTTTTGGAAACACAACAAGCGTTATGCACGCCCGAGTATGAAATCCATTTCGGGAAACAAGGTGCAATCCAGAAGCATTAGAAATGGCAGGTATTACCTGTATCATGAGGACGGCGAACAGTTATTCTGTGAAAACGAAACCAATAATGAGCGTATATATAATTTTCCTAATGATGTCGATTATGTAAAAGATGGCATCAACGACCACGTGATAAACGGTGAGGCTACGGTCAACCCCGAAAAGACAGGTTCTAAATTCGCCGTTTGGCACCAGTTAAACCTAAAGCCTGGTGAAGAAAAAAGCATCAGGCTACGTTTAAGCAAAACCAAGATAAAAGACCCTTGGGCAGATTTCGATGCGGTATTCCACCAACGCATCAGCGACTGTGAAGCTTTTTATACCGAAACCATTAAAACCGACATTCCCGAAGCCCACCAAGCCATTGCAAAAAGTGCTTTTTCGGGCTTGTTATGGACCAAGCAATTCTATTATAACGATGTGTTTAAATGGCTGTTTGGAGGTCCGGGGGAAGCTGCCCCCAATCGGGCGAACATGCGTAATTACAATTGGCAGCACCTTACCAACAGACACGTTATTTCCATGCCCGACAAGTGGGAATACCCGTGGTATGCCGCTTGGGATTTGGCGTTTCATATGGCGTCGTTTGTAGAAATCGATCCTTTTTTTGCCAAAGAACAGTTGTTGTTAGTGTTGCAGGAAAACTATATGCACCCCAACGGACAAATTCCAGCTTATGAGTGGAATTTTAGCGACGTGAACCCGCCCGTGCATTCGTATGCCGTTTGGAACGTGTATGAAAAAGATAAAAACTATACGGGCAGAGGCGACACCGAATTTTTGGAAAAAGCCTTTCAAAAACTGCTGCTCAACTTTACGTGGTGGGTCAACCAAAAGGATAAGAATGGTACCGATCTGTTTGAAGGAGGCTTTTTAGGTTTGGACAATATTGGGGTGTTCGACCGCAACCACATGCCACCGGGGATTACCAGAATGCAGCAAGCGGATGCCACCAGTTGGATGGCGCTATTTACGCTTAATATGCTGCGTATGTCACTGGAACTGGCAAAAACCAACAAAATTTATGAGGAAGCCGCGGCTAAGTTTTTTAGGCATTTCCTTAATATCGCTTGGGCGATGCACCATATAGGTAAAAAGGACATTTCGCTTTGGGATGATGAAGATAATTTTTATTACGATGTGGTAGAAATGGCAAATGGCACGACCAATCGCTTAAGGGTACGCTCTTTAGTAGGTGTGATTCCTATGTTTGCCGTAGAGATAATGCATAAGGATTTGTTTGAAGAGTTAAAGGACTTTAGGCTGAGGGCCAACGAAATTATAAGAACCCGACCCGACCTGGCGTCATTAATCTCGAATTTAGACGACACCAATGCCGATGGCAACTACCTGTTCTCCATCATGCGTGGGTTTAGATTGGAGCATTTGTTGATACGTTTGTTGGATGAAAACGAGTTCCTCTCCGATTACGGGATTCGTTCCCTGTCCAAGTACCACGAAGCGCACCCGTTTGTGTTTGAGCATCACGGACACTACCAAATTCAGTACGAACCGGGTGAGAGCCGTTCCAATATGTTTGGCGGTAATTCCAATTGGCGTGGCCCTATCTGGATGCCTTTAAATTATATGATCATTCAGTCGCTACGTAAGTATTACACTTTTTATGGTGATAGTTATCAGTATGAGTTTCCTACGGGCTCGGGTCATAAACTCAACCTCAAACAGATTGCTAACGAACTGACCAAACGCTTAATAAAACTGTTTGAAGTTAATTCCGATGGTAAGTTTCAATACCACGCCGACGACCCCAACCACGTGTTTTCAAAAGACGAACATTTTAAAAACCTGCACTTGTTTTACGAGTTTTTTGATGGTGACACGGGTAAAGGCCTGGGTGCGTCACATCAAACGGGGTGGACTGCGTTGATTGCGAATTTGATTATGGAAGTTGAGTGATGAGGTTATGAGGTTATGGGGTTATGAGGTTAGATAGTTAGATTGCTGTTTTATTAAACCATGACAAACCTAGAACTTAGTGCCTTTCACGATTCCCTTTTCACGATTTTTGCTCGGCTATGGGTTTGGGGTCTATTTTTTGGATGGGGGTTTGTTCGAACAAAGGGCGAACATGGGTGGGATTAAACTAAATAAACATGGTTTTAAAAAAGAAATATGTTTTGAAAGTTTTTAAAGCATTTATTTATATATTGCATGGGATAAGAATTTTCATCTTTTTGAAAGAGGAAGAAAGAAGGTGAAAAACTAATGATGTTTTACTGTATTTATGTGATATGGATAGTGGATGTTACTTTATAATGAATTGGCATAATATAAAACGACTGAGACAATAATGAATATATTAGAAAGAGCTGAACAAGGACAATCGTTTTTAGTGGCTGACGATGGACAGTTTTTAGGAAAGTTGAGTTTAAACCAGTACGATTCAGAATCTATATCAAACAAATACGGATCATATGGAAGTCAATATGCTTCAACTTCTATTAATAATCAGTATAGTAGTTATGGAAGTAGATACTCTTCATTAAGTCCATACAACCAATATA
This genomic window from Mariniflexile sp. TRM1-10 contains:
- a CDS encoding trimeric intracellular cation channel family protein is translated as MFFQIIEVLGTFAFSISGVLVALEKRMDVFGVFIIAFVTSVGGGTLRDVLIGQTPVTWMENMIYVYVIIAATIFSIIFRKRLDYLRVSLFLFDTIGIGLYTVVGIEKGLAIGLHPILCIALGTITACFGGVIRDILCNEIPVIFRKEVYATACILGGVTYFLLRELPIDNNIVFVISGSVVIAVRLIAVKFKISLPSLYKD
- the yiaK gene encoding 3-dehydro-L-gulonate 2-dehydrogenase: MRIPFNQMQDVLYKLFVKYKFTEDKAKLMAKVYAESTLSGVNSHGINRIPSFIEYIENGLVKVDAEAEKVESFGSIERWDGHFGPGIINATKCTNRAVELAKHNGMGLVALRNTNHWMRGGTYGAQAADANCISILFTNTQPNMPPWGGKDSRIGNNPFIVSIPREQGHIVLDMAISQFAFGKINDYKLKGEKLPYFGGWDDNNELSNDPEKILLKERGLPIGYWKGSALSIILDMLATLLSAGNSTYKIGLKEFETGISQVYLCIYPEIFNDKNLQQKLISEIIDYTHDVEPMTPGDRTYYPGERSSLTKAKNLKLGIPVNEGIWQKIIALSI
- a CDS encoding peptidylprolyl isomerase, with product MKLVLLLSVFVLFLNCEDKQSKKKINPEKEITTVAKEEGLTGDEDTTDITNRAFPKLNSKNAMEFFLQYDKVHKENKVRLTTDFGTIDILLFNETKFHRSNFIFLTKQKYFNGTQFYRVIDNFMVQAGNSDDRKTSNKRTYIGKYLLPPDTKRGFKHDRGVVSMPSSDIDNPHKLASPYEFFIVQQQGGAHFLDGDYTIFGKVTSGMDVVDKIAAVETDDADWPLRNVYIRKVEIVE
- a CDS encoding NUDIX hydrolase, yielding MNFDDFLIALSKIKNIPLPAQASQFKMVPPFRQELLKQQEEAIKTARRAGVLALFYPNTNQEAHLVLILRKTYHGVHSAQVGFPGGKLEAHDVSLEAAAIRETYEEVGVPIQQVEVLRGLSEVYIPPSNFYVHPFIGISKETPQFVKQDDEVEAIIEVALSHFLDDANIITQRVNTSYSVDVEVPAFKLNNYVVWGATAMMLSEIKDLLKQLM
- a CDS encoding lysophospholipid acyltransferase family protein, whose product is MGLFKRNPFGHILFIKKWLIRILGALTHRRFRGFNELQIEGSEIIKNLPDKNVLFISNHQTYFADVVAMFHVFNASLSGRTDSIKNVGYLWNPKLNIYYVAAKETMKAGLLPKILAYVGSISIERTWRAEGQDVNRQVKMSDISSIGKALDDGWVITFPQGTTTPFKPIRKGTAHIIKRYKPVVVPIVIDGFRRSFDKKGLRIKKKNILQSMEIKEPLVIDYENESTDDIVKRIEYSIEQHPSFLKVIPQKELEAQEALNKLREW
- a CDS encoding SulP family inorganic anion transporter, encoding MKKEFIPKLFSLIKEGISKETVVRDALSGVIVGIVALPLAIAFAIASGVSPEKGIVTAIIAGIIISSFGGSRVQIGGPTGAFIVIVYGIVQEFGMNGLTIATFMAGFIIIGLGLARLGNLLKFIPYSLIVGFTSGIALIIFSSQVNDFFGLHIAKVPADFFDKWQVYFEHFNKVNWYAVAIAAVTVLMTLYFQKFIKKIPGSIVAILLSTIVVKMFEIPVDTIESNFGNIPNHFSAPSLPHVDFETVKLLIAPAFAIALLGSIESLLSAVVSDSMIGGKHRSNVELIAQGAANIVSSLFGGIPATGAIARTATNVKNGGRTPIAGIVHALVLLSIMLLFAPYAKLIPLSCLAGILMVVAYHMSEWRQFKSILRGNSMDIIILLTTFFLTVIFDLVIAIEIGIVLSSFMFMKRMSESVLVENITTDTVSGEHLFDEELLDLPKDVLLYEINGPLFFGAARQFQETITNTHFQPKVIIIRMRYVPLIDATGYQSLKEIIKSYQKRDVKVILSGIRDTLKSDFEKNGVYAVLDAQFIVADIKEAIRIAGGG
- a CDS encoding MGH1-like glycoside hydrolase domain-containing protein; its protein translation is MIQKGSEAERLAVPNAYKNWKKWGPYLAERQWGTVREDYSMHGESWEFIDHEKARSNAYRWGEEGIGGFCDSREILCLAPAFWNGKDPILKERLFGLTNNQGNHGEDVKELYFHQVSSPTHSYCKYLYKYPQNEFPYGDLVNGNRKSREDYEHELLDTGVFKNNAYFDCYIEYAKANVDDILMKVTVVNRGTKAADIHVLPHLWFRNFWKHNKRYARPSMKSISGNKVQSRSIRNGRYYLYHEDGEQLFCENETNNERIYNFPNDVDYVKDGINDHVINGEATVNPEKTGSKFAVWHQLNLKPGEEKSIRLRLSKTKIKDPWADFDAVFHQRISDCEAFYTETIKTDIPEAHQAIAKSAFSGLLWTKQFYYNDVFKWLFGGPGEAAPNRANMRNYNWQHLTNRHVISMPDKWEYPWYAAWDLAFHMASFVEIDPFFAKEQLLLVLQENYMHPNGQIPAYEWNFSDVNPPVHSYAVWNVYEKDKNYTGRGDTEFLEKAFQKLLLNFTWWVNQKDKNGTDLFEGGFLGLDNIGVFDRNHMPPGITRMQQADATSWMALFTLNMLRMSLELAKTNKIYEEAAAKFFRHFLNIAWAMHHIGKKDISLWDDEDNFYYDVVEMANGTTNRLRVRSLVGVIPMFAVEIMHKDLFEELKDFRLRANEIIRTRPDLASLISNLDDTNADGNYLFSIMRGFRLEHLLIRLLDENEFLSDYGIRSLSKYHEAHPFVFEHHGHYQIQYEPGESRSNMFGGNSNWRGPIWMPLNYMIIQSLRKYYTFYGDSYQYEFPTGSGHKLNLKQIANELTKRLIKLFEVNSDGKFQYHADDPNHVFSKDEHFKNLHLFYEFFDGDTGKGLGASHQTGWTALIANLIMEVE